The Longibacter salinarum sequence GCGACGAGGAGGCACTCTGGAATCTCTGCAAACCGACCTACCATCGCGAGTTCGGCAAGCAGAACCTGGTCCGACTCCACATACGACCCGATCCGATGCGTGCCGTTGAGAACGGACCGGCGGATGAGTCCAAAAACGGGGTAGCATCCATGCCCACCCCGAATCAAGTGACCGTACAGCCGCTCGGACGGTGATTCTTCCAGCAGGAGAGGACTCATGCGGCGAATCGTCCGTTGACTGCCATCTGCCCTGATGACGCGTGTCCGAGGCGCGCAGAGAACGACCGAGGAATCTGCATCGAGAACCTCCACGCACTTTTCGAGATAGGTCGGCTCGAGAAAATCATCGTGAGCGGCCCATTTGAAGTAGGCGCCTCTCGCCAGCGCCAGTGTCCGGTTGAAGTTCGGCGCCGCTCCAAGATTCCGTCGATTACACCGGTAGTGAACGCGAGGATCTTTGGACGCGAAGCGCCTGCAGATCGCCCCGGTGTCGTCCGTCGAGGCATTATCCGAAATAATCAGCTCAAAGTTTTCGTACGTCTGCGATAGAATCGACTCAATCGCCTCTCGGACATACGTTTCGCCGTTATATACCGGAAGACCAATGCTTACGTAAGGGACATCCATCTCTTTAATCATGTCGTTGGAGGCACATCCGCGGTTGCCGCGTGAATCCGTGTCGGACATCAGGCGATCGCTCGGGCCTGTGCCGTCCATCTCAACGTTTCGTCAAGTAAGCCCTGCTTTTGCAGCTGCTGAATATGGGCCAGCCGCTTGTATCGTGGACCCTCGAAATCCTCCAGCTTAACTTCCTGGGCCGTGAAGGTGTCGTACAACTCGCGCGCTCCCTTCTCGAGCGTCCACTGCGGCTCAAACTCGGGTAGCACGCGGCGTATCTTCTCACAGTTGACTCGATACGTTCGCTCGTCGGGCCCAGCGTCTTCCGCAAAGCCGATCTCCGTATTCGGAACGGTGTCTCGGATAACCTCGGCGATCTCGCGGATCTGAAAGTTTTCGTCTGTCCGCCCCACGTTGAAAGCCTCGTCGTGGATGAGATCACGATCCGCATCGAGGGCGGCGATGAAGGCAAGCGAAATGTCGCCGATATGGGCGATCGGGCGCCAGGGCGTACCGTCGCTCTTCAGAAAAACCTCCCCAGTCGCCATCGCCCAGGCCGTGAGATTATTGACGACCAGATCGAATCGCAGACGTGGCGATACGCCGTACGCCGTCGCGTTGCGCAGGTAGGTCGGAGAAAAGTCGTCGTCCGCCAGCCTGGACAATTTCTTCTCGACGTTGACCTTCGATTCCCCGTACGGCGTGACGGGATTGAAATCGGCGGTTTCGTCGATAAAATCGTCTCCTGCAGCACCGTACGTACTACACGAAGATGAAAACAGGAATCGCTCGACGCCCTGCGACTTCGCTAGTTTGGCTAGCCGGATCGTCGCCTGTTCATTGATCTGATAGGTCAGATCGGGGTCGAGATCACCGAGCGGATCGTTTGACAATCCGGCCAGGTGGATCACTGCATCGATGTTGCGGAAATCCTCAGGCTGGGCATCTCGAATGTCTTTTTGGATGGAACGGACAGACCTGGGATCGTGGCCGAAATTGGATCGACGATAGAGATCGGAGTCCATGCCGATCACTGTGTGGCCCCGTTCCAGAAGCATGGGAACGAGACAGGTACCGATGTAGCCGAGGTGGCCCGTGACGAGGATACGCATGACGTGCGTTCAGGGAGAGAGTCGAAAAAGGGTGGTGAATCGAGTGCTGTCGGAGAGCGCTCCGCTACGAGGTATAGCTATTTTCCAGGGATTGCCCGAACGTCAAGAGGCCCGTTGATACGATCTCCTTGTCGTCGGACCAGATCTTCCACGGCGCATCTCCACTCTGCCAGTAGTTTTCCAGGATGTGCTTCTCACGGAGGGTATCCATGCACTGCCAGAACGCAGTGTGCCGATACGCCATCAGCTCCCCATCTCTCGCGAGCCCCTCCAGGGGTTCATGCTCCCAGACGGTCTCGTCGCCGTCGATGTAGTCAAAAACGCCCGGCTCCAGAACAAAAAAGGCGCCGTTGATCCAGCCTTCGCCCAGCTGCGGCTTTTCCGTAAAACGGTGAATCCGGCCGCTCTCATGATCCATTTCGATGTGTCCATAACGGGCCGGCGGCCGCACGATCGTCATCGTCGCCAGCTTGTTATGGGATCGATGAAAATCCAGAAGCGCATCGATGTCGATGTCCGCGACTCCGTCTCCCCAGGTTAGCATGAACGTGTCATCTCCCAGAAACGGCGCCAGACGTTTGATCCGCCCCCCGGTCTGGGTCGAAATCCCTGTATCGACGAGATCCACGGTCCAGGACGGCCGCTTCGCTCCACGCGTATCCACCGTTCCGCGTCCGATATCGACGGTAAGATTTCCACTCAAGGAGCAGTAGTCCACCATATACTTTTTGATCACTTCTCCCTTATACCCGAGAGCGATCACAAAGTCAGTGTGATCGTAGTGCGCATAGATCTTCATGATGTGCCAGAGGATGGGATGCCCGCCGATCTCTACCATCGGCTTCGGTTTGACTTCCGTCTCTTCTGCAATGCGGGAGCCCCTTCCCCCGGCGAGAACAGCAACTTTCATGACTATCGGTTCAGAAAGATTGAAGGTGTGCGAATGACCTCGTTTCGCTCTGATCCGACATCTGCGGACCGCATGATCAAGACGAGTCGCAACTATGGTACGAAACCACCCACATGTCTAAGGGCATGGTTATGGCGTCTCACCCATGATCCTGTAGAGCGTCGTGGCGCGCCTATTCGATAGAGCGGGGTCCTAGAAAGTCTTACTCTCCTGTAAGCAATTATTCATCTGGCGTAGGGTACGTGGATTGCACCGCGATTCTTGTCGCCAAAACGCGAGACGGGAACGACCGCTTTTACGTAAAGGTAGCTCTTTTCCGCGCTCTCGTCGACGGTTTCCCCAGTGCCATGGCTCGTGCTACACCTCACTGGCTTCACGAAATTGATCATACAGCCGACGTGGGAATTAACGTCACGGCCCCGGACCGTAACACGCTCTACGAGCGAGCGGCCCTCGGGACATTTGGCGTGCTTACGGATCTTACGACGGTAGAGGAGCGGATGTCGAAGAAAGTTACGGTCGAGGCGTCAGATCCAGAGAGACTCATGGTTCGATGGCTCTCCGAGCTCAATTTTCTCCACACCACCAAGCATCTCCTTTTCTCCCGATTCGATGTGGAGGTGTCTGGGCCGGACGACGCCCTCACCCTGCGAGCAGCCTGCCACGGTGAGCCGATTGATCGGGACCGACATCCCGTCTACACCGAGATCAAAGCTGTCACGTACCATGACATGAAGATCCAGCACCACGACAACATCTGGGAGGTGCAGGTCATCTTTGATCTGTGACGCTCAGGCAACCTCCGGCCCATTCCAGGCGCACGATCATCCACTGCCCGGCACTGATCTGACAACACCTGCCGTCGCGTCAGCGTACTCTCCATCCGCTACTTCTCGACCCGCACCGCGTGACGACATGGCCGACTACGACATCGAGAAAATCGACGACTTTCGGTGGCGCCTTCCGAAAACCGGTGGGATGCGCGTTCCGGCGATCCTGTACGCGACGGAGGATATGCTGCCGGATATTCTCTCCGACGATGCGCCCCAGCAGGCGAAAAATGTCGCGCATCTTCCCGGCATCGTGAAAGCCTCCCTGGCCATGCCCGACATCCACTGGGGCTACGGATTCCCGATTGGCGGTGTGGCTGCGTTCGACCCGGACGATGGCGTGATCTCCCCCGGCGGCGTCGGCTACGACATCAACTGCGGCGTCCGACTGATGGCGTCGAAGCTGACGGTAGACGACCTGGACCGTCGCAGCCGCGAACGCCTCGTCGACCACCTCTTCCGGCGCGTGCCGACCGGCGTCGGGTCCTCCGGCGCGATGCGCGTCGACGACGCCGAGCTGCAGCGGGTCCTCCAGCGCGGCGCCGAATGGGCGGTCAACGACGGGAAGGGGTCGCAGGCCGACCTCGACGTCATCGAAGAACACGGACGCGTGGGCGGTGCCGACCCCGATGCCGTGTCGGGTCGAGCGCGTGAACGCGGCCTCGATCAGATCGGCACGCTCGGCTCCGGCAACCACTTTCTGGAGGTCGGATACGTCTCCGAAATCCTGGACGAGCGCGCCGCCCGCGTCATGGGGCTCAACAAAGGCACCGTCACGGCCATCATCCACTCCGGCTCGCGCGGCTTCGGCTACCAGGTCTGCGACGACGCGCTCTCGGACATGGACAAGGCGATGAAAAAGTACGGGATCGAGCTCCCCGACCGGCAGCTGGCCTGCACGCCGATCCCCTCACCGGAAGGACAAAAATATCTCGCCGGCATGCGCTGCGCCATCAACTATGCGTTCGCCAACCGACAAGTCATGGCGCACAACACGCGACTCGCATTCGAAGACGCCCTCGACCTGTCGCCGCGAGAGCATGGCCTCTTTACCGTCTACGAGGTCGCGCACAACATCGCCAAGTTCGAGAAGCACACCGTCAACGGTAGCAAACAGGAGGTCTGCGTCCACCGGAAAGGGGCTACGCGAGCCCTTCCCGCCGGTCATCCGCTCGTTCCGGGGCGCTACCAGAAAGTCGGGCAGCCGGTCCTCATCCCGGGCGACATGGGACGCTATTCGTACGTCCTCGTCGGAACCGACCGGGCTATGGAGGAAACGTTTGGAAGCACCTGCCACGGCGCAGGCCGCCAGATGAGCCGACGGAAGGCCCGGAAAACAGCGGGCCACCGAAACATCACAGCCGAGCTCGCGAACGAGGGCATCGTCGTCCGGGGCCAGAGCGACCGCACGGTGCGTGAGGAGATTCCGGAAGCGTATAAGGATGTCACCGACGTGGTCAAAGCGGTCGAGGGCGCCGGGATCTCAAAGGCCGTCGCCCAACTGCGCCCGCTGGGAGTGATTAAGGGGTAGGAGGAGGGGTTCAGAGTTCAGGGTTCAGGGTTCAGGGTTCAAAGTTGGTCGGTGGCCGCTTTGGTCGTGGCGACATCAGGGATATGCAAATCTAAGCTAGAGTCACTGTTGCCGATTCCGTGATGGGCGGTGATGTTACGCACCAGGAATGTTGCTTTTTGCCTTCATTTCCACAGTGACCCGTACGAAAGAGGCGAGGCTCGAATGTCATGCCTCCGATTCTCATCGTAGCATTACCGCTTGACGGCATCAGAATCTGTTTGGCAAGTAGCTCGGCAGTCTGGGTCTACTCAAAGAAGGTAGCCTCGTGGGAGACA is a genomic window containing:
- a CDS encoding glycosyltransferase family 2 protein, with product MSDTDSRGNRGCASNDMIKEMDVPYVSIGLPVYNGETYVREAIESILSQTYENFELIISDNASTDDTGAICRRFASKDPRVHYRCNRRNLGAAPNFNRTLALARGAYFKWAAHDDFLEPTYLEKCVEVLDADSSVVLCAPRTRVIRADGSQRTIRRMSPLLLEESPSERLYGHLIRGGHGCYPVFGLIRRSVLNGTHRIGSYVESDQVLLAELAMVGRFAEIPECLLVARDHDERSIRTEMQERQAWFDTRNSTKQRVYPKSRLLRESVLAVLRAWRSGMPLDKAVQCLLVVGVWGTDWLSSLKKEAKNFVGRPFQSQVCTQPSVGGMEDVDQQGSTAPAPDGSTVTSGRAEGWTVRQRPADSDVRVPL
- a CDS encoding NAD-dependent epimerase/dehydratase family protein; protein product: MRILVTGHLGYIGTCLVPMLLERGHTVIGMDSDLYRRSNFGHDPRSVRSIQKDIRDAQPEDFRNIDAVIHLAGLSNDPLGDLDPDLTYQINEQATIRLAKLAKSQGVERFLFSSSCSTYGAAGDDFIDETADFNPVTPYGESKVNVEKKLSRLADDDFSPTYLRNATAYGVSPRLRFDLVVNNLTAWAMATGEVFLKSDGTPWRPIAHIGDISLAFIAALDADRDLIHDEAFNVGRTDENFQIREIAEVIRDTVPNTEIGFAEDAGPDERTYRVNCEKIRRVLPEFEPQWTLEKGARELYDTFTAQEVKLEDFEGPRYKRLAHIQQLQKQGLLDETLRWTAQARAIA
- the rfbF gene encoding glucose-1-phosphate cytidylyltransferase, which translates into the protein MKVAVLAGGRGSRIAEETEVKPKPMVEIGGHPILWHIMKIYAHYDHTDFVIALGYKGEVIKKYMVDYCSLSGNLTVDIGRGTVDTRGAKRPSWTVDLVDTGISTQTGGRIKRLAPFLGDDTFMLTWGDGVADIDIDALLDFHRSHNKLATMTIVRPPARYGHIEMDHESGRIHRFTEKPQLGEGWINGAFFVLEPGVFDYIDGDETVWEHEPLEGLARDGELMAYRHTAFWQCMDTLREKHILENYWQSGDAPWKIWSDDKEIVSTGLLTFGQSLENSYTS
- a CDS encoding archease; translated protein: MARATPHWLHEIDHTADVGINVTAPDRNTLYERAALGTFGVLTDLTTVEERMSKKVTVEASDPERLMVRWLSELNFLHTTKHLLFSRFDVEVSGPDDALTLRAACHGEPIDRDRHPVYTEIKAVTYHDMKIQHHDNIWEVQVIFDL
- a CDS encoding RtcB family protein, producing the protein MADYDIEKIDDFRWRLPKTGGMRVPAILYATEDMLPDILSDDAPQQAKNVAHLPGIVKASLAMPDIHWGYGFPIGGVAAFDPDDGVISPGGVGYDINCGVRLMASKLTVDDLDRRSRERLVDHLFRRVPTGVGSSGAMRVDDAELQRVLQRGAEWAVNDGKGSQADLDVIEEHGRVGGADPDAVSGRARERGLDQIGTLGSGNHFLEVGYVSEILDERAARVMGLNKGTVTAIIHSGSRGFGYQVCDDALSDMDKAMKKYGIELPDRQLACTPIPSPEGQKYLAGMRCAINYAFANRQVMAHNTRLAFEDALDLSPREHGLFTVYEVAHNIAKFEKHTVNGSKQEVCVHRKGATRALPAGHPLVPGRYQKVGQPVLIPGDMGRYSYVLVGTDRAMEETFGSTCHGAGRQMSRRKARKTAGHRNITAELANEGIVVRGQSDRTVREEIPEAYKDVTDVVKAVEGAGISKAVAQLRPLGVIKG